A genomic segment from Nematostella vectensis chromosome 6, jaNemVect1.1, whole genome shotgun sequence encodes:
- the LOC5520948 gene encoding transcriptional regulator Myc-2, giving the protein MDLSPRKCETFISLAYASSGAFRNCPRLVIPPTQKDTDSNRISTTDTILPDNFEVMTLVAEHLLMDTFGSDFDSLPPSLFKDFPEDGFNMKKKSMTSIEEDIMSDYSFPPTPPISPGCSSIASEIGDPERIQPVCDELEDDFNFAAEEKSLYFQENDFKDILIKDCMWNGAAFENADKKHTTAAKQKVNTSQLEKIRLLCQTPPIAESTARVLSVDPAEIFPFPINADSTDGPKDLHEGSDSEEEVDVVTIEHSAKKEGEVEKPTADDVEMPETPDEILPSPSPSDASTFEDFDDEKTELTGKIKSRKSKKSYSHELSFYKQGRKSSKTSNSGSGDSDESENDSEYTRATHNVLERKRRNDLKLKFQKLRDAVPELKDNERAPKVSILRKSWEHIVQLKEDELKLVAEFEKQKKINALLLKKLLSLNKQN; this is encoded by the exons ATGGATTTGAGTCCGCGTAAGTGTGAAACATTTATCAGTTTGGCGTACGCTAGCTCGGGTGCGTTTCGAAATTGCCCGCGGTTAGTGATTCCACCAACCCAAAAGGACACAGATTCTAATCGCATTTCGACAACTGACACAATTTTACCAGACAACTTTGAAG TTATGACTCTGGTAGCGGAGCACCTACTCATGGACACGTTCGGCTCGGACTTCGACTCTCTGCCACCATCACTTTTTAAGGATTTTCCCGAAGATGGCTTCAACATGAAGAAAAAATCAATGACGAGCATAGAAGAGGATATTATGTCTGATTATTCATTTCCTCCAACTCCGCCGATCTCGCCGGGTTGTTCGTCTATCGCGTCTGAGATCGGCGACCCAGAGCGCATCCAACCAGTCTGCGACGAGCTCGAGGATGACTTCAACTTCGCAGCGGAGGAGAAATCTCTTTACTTCCAGGAGAACGACTTCAAGGATATCTTAATTAAGGACTGTATGTGGAACGGAGCTGCTTTTGAAAACGCAGACAAGAAGCACACGACAGCAGCCAAGCAGAAAGTGAACACGAGTCAATTGGAAAAGATCCGCTTACTCTGTCAAACTCCGCCGATCGCCGAGTCGACCGCGCGCGTTCTGAGCGTTGATCCCGCCGAGATTTTCCCATTTCCCATAAATGCTGACTCGACTGATGGCCCCAAGGATCTGCATGAAGGCAGTGACTCCG AAGAGGAAGTAGATGTCGTTACCATTGAGCATTCGGCCAAAAAGGAGGGGGAGGTAGAAAAACCGACTGCTGACGATGTGGAAATGCCAGAGACTCCTGACGAAATCCTTCCAAGTCCTTCCCCGTCCGATGCCTCGACATTCGAGGACTTCGATGATGAAAAAACAGAACTTACGGGAAAAATCAAATCGCGCAAATCTAAAAAATCTTACTCGCATGAACTATCGTTTTACAAACAGGGAAGAAAGTCATCTAAGACAAGTAATTCGGGATCGGGAGATAGCGACGAATCTGAGAATGATAGCGAATACACGAGAGCTACGCACAATGTACTCGAACGAAAGCGCCGCAACGATTTGAAACTAAAGTTTCAAAAACTTCGGGATGCTGTACCGGAGTTAAAGGACAACGAGAGGGCTCCGAAGGTGTCAATCTTGCGCAAATCCTGGGAACACATTGTACAATTAAAGGAGGACGAGTTAAAACTCGTAGCAGAGTTCGAGAAACAGAAAAAGATAAATGCTCTTTTGCTGAAAAAGTTGCTCTCGCTAAATAAGCAAAATTAA